From the Hyphomicrobiales bacterium genome, the window ACAAGCCGGGCGAGGAAATGCGCGACAAGGTTGGAATCTATGCCGATGCGGGCTATCCCGCCTATGAGGACGCGGACGGCGACGGCTACCCCGACCGGGTGGACGTCGTGAAGCGGCTCGCCGTGTTCTTCAACAACTACCCGGATCACTACGAAACCTGGCGTCCGAAGCTGGACGGGACGTTCGCCCCGGCCATCCAGAACGAGAACAGGCAGTACGTTGCGAACGAGGCCTACAAGGATATTCCCGGTGCGACGTTCGTTCCAGGTAACCTGCCGCGCGATGCCGACACCGGCGTGCACACTGCAGACGACCTGGTCGTGACCGCGATGGGCCCCGGCTCCGACATGATCCGCGGGTTCATGGACAACACCGAGACCTTCCGTGTAATGGTCGAGGCGCTCGGCATCAACGGCGGACCGCGCACCGCCTCTGCTGATTGACCGCAATCCACGGGCTCTCCGGGGTCGCCTGCGGCTCCGGGGAGCTGTGGGCGCTGGCTGGGTTGCCCGCCTGGAGACTTCCGAGGAGGTTGGCACTTTGACAGCGAAGTCGCGAATCTCCCGCCGCCAGGCCATCGGTCTGCTCGCGGGGCTGCTCTTGCCCGGGCCCGCCGGAGCGACGCCCGCGGCGCTCCGTTTCGATGATCTCTATTCGAAGGTCACCGTGCTCGGGCTGGAATTCTCGGACAAGGTCAAGTCGCTGGACGGTCAGACCGTGATCATGCGCGGATTCATGGCGCCGCCGCTTAAGGCCGAAGCGAGCTTCTTCGTGCTGACCGAGATTCCGATGGCGCTGTGCCCGTTCTGCTCGTCCGATGCTGACTGGCCGGACAATATCGTCGTGGTCTATCTCGGCCGCCGCCAGACCTTCGTGCAGTTCAACAGGCCGATCGAGGTCGAAGGCGTGCTGGAGCACGGCTCCTGGACCGATCCCGATACCGGCTTCGTCAGCCTTCTCCGTCTCCGCGATGCCGTCTTCCACACAGTCTGAGAGCGCCGGGCCGTGCCTCGTCCTCGAGGAGATTGCGGTGACCTATGCCGGCCTGCCGGCGCCAGTCCTGTCGATCCCGCAGCTCGCCTTCGCCGCCGGTGTACGCGCCGCAGTAACGGGACCGTCGGGCGCTGGCAAGACCACGCTGATCAACGTCATCACCGGGCTGGAAAAGCCGGGCAGCGGCCGCGTCTTTTGGAATGGCGAGAACATTGCCGGCCTCTCGGAGGTGGCGCGCGATCAATGGCGGGCCGAGACCATCGGCCTCGTCATGCAGGAATTCCATCTGTTCGCCGGCATCTCGGCTGTCGAGAACGTGCTGCTGCCCGCCCGGCTTAGAAGGTGCGCTGACGCCGCCTCGAAGGCTCGCGCCCATGCGCTGCTCGACCGCGTCGGGCTCGGCAAGCACGGCCAGCCGATCGAGACGATGTCGCGCGGCGAGATGCAGCGGGTCGCGGTCGCCCGCGCGCTGTTGCGAAAACCACAGCTGATCGTCGGGGACGAGCCGACCGCCAGTCTCGATCCCGAAAGTGCCGCCACCGTCACCGATCTCCTCTTCGAGCTGGCAATGGAGGAGGGTACAATGCTCGTCATTGCCTCGCACGACGAGCGGCTCATCGCCCGCATGGACCGGCGGATCAGGCTGGTCGCCGGCCGCCCGGTCGATGACACCAGACCGGGGGGTCTCGCCGCATGATCCGGTTCATTCTGGCCGACCTCAGGCGGCTTTGGGCGGGATCGCTCGTCGTCGCCCTGCTCGTCGCGCTGGCGACGGCGCTCGGCGTGACCGTGACCCTCGATGAGCGCGCGCTCCGCCTCGGCAGCGCGCGTGCCGCCGACAGCTTCGACCTGGTCGTCGGCGCGGCCGGCAGCGAGACGCAGCTTGTGCTGTCGTCCGTGTTTCTTCAGCCGGCGCCGCTGCCGCTGATGTCCGGGGAAATTCTCGCGCGCTTGGCGCAGGACCCGAGGGTCGTCTGGGCGGCGCCGGTCGGCTTCGGCGACTCGTACGAGGGATATTCGATCGTTGGAACCACCCTGCCGCTCGTGGACGCTGCGGGCGGCGACCGCCCAATCGAAGGGCGCCGGTTTGCAGCGCTCGGCGAGGCGGTCATCGGCTCCGAGGTCCGTCTCGGGCTGGGCAGCATCATCAAGCCGATGCACGGCCTCGTCGATGCGGGCGGCCAAACCCACACCGAGCTCGCTTACACCGTCGTCGGCCGTTCGCCACCGGCCGGCACGCCCTGGGACAGGGCCATCCTCGTGCCGATCGAGGCGGTTTGGGCGATCCACGGCATGCACGATGCGGATCACGACGCCGACGAAGACGAACACACCGAAGAAGAGGCCGGACATGGCACGGCTGCCACCGAACCGTTGGGCGGCCCGTGGAACGCGGAAACGCCGGGCATCCCGGCGGTCCTCGTCAAGCCGAAAACGGTGGCCGATGCCTACCGGCTGCGTCAGGAGTACCGGTCTGACACGACGCTCGCCGTCTTTCCCGGCGAGGTCCTGACCAGGCTCTACACGACGCTTGGCGACGCCAGGAAGGTTTTGACCTGGGTTGCTGCCGGCTCGCAGGGGCTGGTGGCCGCCGCCGTTGCGCTGATCGCCATCGTTCACGTCGGCCAGAGACGGCGCCAGATTGGGGCCCTCAGGGCGCTCGGCGCGCCGCAGGCCGCGATTTTTGGGATCGTCTGGTTGGAGATATTTGCGCTCGTTGCCGTCGGCGTTGCCGCCGGCTTCCTCGTCGGCTACGGCGCCGCGCGGTTCATCGCCGACAGGTTCACCGGAGAAAGCGGCATCATTCTGCCTGTCGGTTTCAACGCGGCCGACTTCGCCCTCGCCGTCATCCTGCTCCTGGTCGCCGCCGCGCTCGCCGCGGTGCCGGCCGCTCTCGCCTAC encodes:
- a CDS encoding ABC transporter permease, giving the protein MIRFILADLRRLWAGSLVVALLVALATALGVTVTLDERALRLGSARAADSFDLVVGAAGSETQLVLSSVFLQPAPLPLMSGEILARLAQDPRVVWAAPVGFGDSYEGYSIVGTTLPLVDAAGGDRPIEGRRFAALGEAVIGSEVRLGLGSIIKPMHGLVDAGGQTHTELAYTVVGRSPPAGTPWDRAILVPIEAVWAIHGMHDADHDADEDEHTEEEAGHGTAATEPLGGPWNAETPGIPAVLVKPKTVADAYRLRQEYRSDTTLAVFPGEVLTRLYTTLGDARKVLTWVAAGSQGLVAAAVALIAIVHVGQRRRQIGALRALGAPQAAIFGIVWLEIFALVAVGVAAGFLVGYGAARFIADRFTGESGIILPVGFNAADFALAVILLLVAAALAAVPAALAYRQSAASALRI
- a CDS encoding ATP-binding cassette domain-containing protein; the encoded protein is MPSSTQSESAGPCLVLEEIAVTYAGLPAPVLSIPQLAFAAGVRAAVTGPSGAGKTTLINVITGLEKPGSGRVFWNGENIAGLSEVARDQWRAETIGLVMQEFHLFAGISAVENVLLPARLRRCADAASKARAHALLDRVGLGKHGQPIETMSRGEMQRVAVARALLRKPQLIVGDEPTASLDPESAATVTDLLFELAMEEGTMLVIASHDERLIARMDRRIRLVAGRPVDDTRPGGLAA